The following are encoded together in the Citrobacter arsenatis genome:
- the dsdC gene encoding DNA-binding transcriptional regulator DsdC, whose translation MDPLREVRNRLLNGWQLSKLYTFEVAARHQSFALAADELSLSPSAVSHRINQLEDELGIQLFVRSHRKVELTHEGKRVFWALKSSLDTLNQEILDIKNQELSGTLTVYSRPSIAQCWLVPALGDFTRRYPSISLTILTGNDNVNLQRAGVDLAIYFDDAPSAQLTHHFLMDEEILPVCSPDYARRYDLTGSLVNLPHCTLLHDRQAWSNDSGTDEWHSWAQNFAVNLPTSSGIGFDRSDLAVIAAMNHIGVAMGRKRLVQKRLDSGELVAPFGDKSLKCHQHYYITTLPGRQWPKIEEFIGWLQEQVK comes from the coding sequence ATGGATCCCCTACGCGAGGTCAGAAACAGGCTGCTCAACGGCTGGCAGTTGTCAAAGCTGTATACCTTTGAAGTGGCGGCCAGGCATCAGTCATTTGCGCTGGCGGCAGACGAGCTGTCATTAAGCCCCAGCGCCGTCAGCCACCGCATTAATCAACTGGAGGACGAGCTGGGCATTCAGCTGTTTGTCCGTTCGCACCGTAAAGTGGAACTCACCCACGAGGGCAAGCGGGTATTCTGGGCGCTGAAATCGTCGCTGGATACGCTCAACCAGGAGATCCTTGATATCAAAAATCAGGAGCTTTCGGGGACGCTCACCGTCTACTCACGGCCTTCTATTGCCCAGTGCTGGCTGGTTCCGGCGCTCGGTGACTTTACCCGCCGCTATCCGTCAATTTCACTGACCATCCTGACCGGCAACGACAACGTCAATCTGCAGCGTGCCGGGGTCGATCTGGCTATCTATTTTGACGATGCGCCCTCCGCGCAGCTCACGCACCATTTCCTGATGGATGAAGAAATTCTGCCGGTATGCAGCCCGGACTACGCCCGCCGCTATGATCTGACCGGCTCACTGGTGAACCTGCCGCACTGTACGTTGCTGCACGACAGACAGGCGTGGAGTAACGACTCCGGGACCGATGAATGGCACAGTTGGGCGCAGAATTTTGCGGTGAATCTGCCGACATCGTCGGGGATTGGTTTCGATCGTTCTGATTTAGCGGTGATTGCGGCGATGAACCATATCGGCGTGGCGATGGGCCGAAAGCGGCTGGTGCAAAAACGTCTCGACAGCGGGGAGCTGGTTGCACCTTTTGGCGATAAGTCACTGAAATGCCATCAGCACTACTACATCACCACGCTGCCCGGCAGACAGTGGCCGAAAATCGAGGAGTTTATTGGCTGGCTACAGGAGCAGGTTAAGTAG